ACGCATCGCCGCAACGCGTCGTCGAGGCGGTCGACTTGGTGCGGAGCGAACTGGAGCGTCTTCGCGATCAGCCGGTTTCGGCGACGGAGTTGCAAGAGGCGAAAGTGCGACTGGTCAGCAACGCCTTGCTCGACGAAGCTTCGTCGGGTGGACAAGTCAAACAGCTGATGGACATTGCGAGCAACGAGCTACCTCTCGACTATTACGGTACGCTCAACGAGCGTTTTGCACGAATTACGGCCGCCGACGTGCAGCGCGTTGCACGCCAGTATTTGCATCCGAATCGTCTGGTTCAAGTCTATGCCGGGCCGTCGGGGCCGTGGTCGCAAGCGTCGATATGATCGAAACGATCGATCCGGCCACGGCTAAGGTTCTCGAGCGTTTTCCGCTGATGGATGCGTCGGCGATCGATGCTAAGCTCGAAGCCGCAGTGCGCGGCGCGAAGGCATTGGCATCGGAGCCGTTCGAAGAGCGCGCCAACCTCTTGCGACGCACCGCCGCACGGATGCGCGCCGAACGCGACGACCTGGCGGCGACGGCCGTACGCGAGATGGGCAAGCCAATCGCCCAGGCGCGTTCCGAAGTCGAGAAATGCGCGTGGGCATTTGAGTACTTTGCCGAGCATGGCGCCGCGATGCTGGCGCCACAAACGACGGATTCCTCGGCATCGCGCAGTTACGTGGCCTTTCGGCCGCTCGGCGTGCTCCTCGCAATCATGCCGTGGAACTTTCCCTATTGGCAAGTCGTCCGTGCGGCCGCCCCGGCACTCATGGCCGGCAACGCGATACTTCTCAAACACGCGGCCAATACGACTCGATGCGCGCTGGAACTCGAACGCATCTTCGGAGAGGCCGGCGCGGCAGAGGGCATTTTCGGCGCGCTGATCGCTCGCGGTGAAGGGATCGACAAGCTCGTCGGCGACCCGCGCATCGCCGCGGTGACGCTCACCGGCAGCGAACGCGCGGGCGTGGCCGTCGCGCGCGCCGCCGGCGCCGCATTGAAGAAATGCGTTCTCGAGCTAGGAGGATCGGATCCGTTTCTTGTTTTCGCCGACGCCGACATTGAAGCGGCGGCGAAGACAGCAGTAACGGCGCGCTTTCAAAACAACGGCGAAAGCTGCATCGCCGCCAAGCGCTTCATCGTCGAGTCCGGCGCTTACGACGAATTCCTCGATCGCTTTGTCGCAGCGGCCAATGCTCAGACGATCGGCGATCCCATGGAGGAAGGAACTCAGATCGGGCCATGCGCGCGCGAGGATTTGCGTGCGACCGTTCACGAGCAGGTCAGCGAAACCGTCGGTAACGGCGCACGGCTCGTGCTGGGTGGCCGTTCTCTCGAACGGCCCGGGTTCTTTTACGCGCCGACGATCGTTGCGGACGTGATGCCCGGCATGCGCATGTTCGAAGAGGAAGTCTTCGGACCCGCCGCGGCGGTCGTGCGAGCAAACGATCGCGAACATGCGGTCGCACTCGGCAATGCGTCCTCGTTCGGTTTGGGATCGAGTCTGTGGACGCGCGACGTTTCCGCAGCCGAACGATTTGCCGGGCGGGTTGAGGCCGGGAGCGTCTTCATCAACGGCATGGTCGCAAGCGATCCGCGTCTACCATTCGGCGGCATAAAAAAGAGCGGGTACGGCCGCGAGCTCTCGACTTTCGGAATCCACGAGTTCGTCAACATCCAAACCGTCTGGATTGGTCCACCCCAATCGTCGTGACCATTGTCATGCTGAGCTTGTCGAAGCATTGACGCGCCCTCAATAGGCGCACCCTTCGACAGGCTCAGGGTGACAAAGACAAGCACCCTTCGACAGGCTCAGGGTGACAAAGACAAGCGCCCTTCGACAGGCTCATGCTTCGACAAGCTCAGGGTGACACTGCCGAGGTCACGGTGGAGCAGTATTCGGCGATTCGTTCGAGACCCGCCGCAATGTTGTTCGGCGGGGAGACCCAACTCAAGCGTAGCCAGCCTTCCATCGAATCTCCGAAAGCAATCCCCGGTATTGCAACGACGTCGTAGCGCTCCAAAAGCGCATTGGCGGCCTCGAGCGACGAAACCCCGTGCGGCAGGCGCACGCAAACGTAGAACGTACCTTCGGGCGCGATGAAGCGCAGCCCGCTCGCGCGTAACGCCGCAAGTACGCCGCCGCGCTGCTCCCGGTACCAGGCAGCGTGCTCGCGCAGCGCGTCGCATTCGAAAATATGCAGAGCAATACGCTGAGCGAACGTATCGGCGCAGGAGGTCGCCCAGGCGTGAACTTTGATCGCGGCGCTAACGACGTCGCTCGGCCCCAGAATCCAGCCCAAACGCAGCCCGGTCAGCGCGTTGCTCTTGCTCAGCGAGTTGGTCACGATCGTGTGCGGATAGATGCGTGCAAGCTCGGCGGCATCGTCGACAAAAACCTGTTCTCGATAGATCTCGTCGTGGAGCAGCCAGAGCGGCGTGCCGCGACGCTCGAGAAGCGGCCCGACGAGCGATTCAGCGTCGGCTCGTGAAATTACGCGTGCAGTAGGGTTGCACGGCGAGCAAATCACGATCGCGCGCGTTCGTTCCTCGATCGCATGAACGATCCGCTCGCCGTCGATGGCAAAATCGTCCTCCTCGCGCATCGCAACCTTGCGGACCGCAATGCCTTCGAGCATCGCCATTTTTTCGTAGGACGGAAAACAGGGTTCGACGATCAAGAGCTCGTCGCGAGCCGGATCCAGCAGCGTCTTCAGGGCGACGTACATTGCCTCTTGCGAGCCGACGGTGACACAGACGTTCTCCGGACGCGCCATTCCGGGATAGTCATAATGGCGCGCGATCGCTTCGCGCAACGCGAGGTCGCCGGCATTCGGTGTGTACCGAACGCCGCGCTGCGCGACGTACTGCATCGCCGCGTGGAAGTGTTCGAGGTTCGGTAAGAGCGAGGGTTCGCCCAGCCCGAGATCGATGGAAGTAGGCTTCTTCCTGCTCGAGATTTCGCGAATCATCGACGGCGCGATCGACCGAACGCGCGGATTCATATTGCCACGTCGTGCTCCCGCAACGCCGCGTTCAGCGAAGTTTTCAAGTCGGTCGACTCCGTGCGCGTTCCGACGATGAGCGCGCACGGCGTCGCAAACTCACCGGCCGGAAAACGTTTGTTTTGCGTGCCCGGTATCACGACCGAGCGGGCGGGAACGACGCCCTTGATCGTCACGGCCTGCGGACCGCGCACGTCGAGAATCGGCGTGCTCGCCGTTACCACGACACCCGCGCCGAGGACGGCTTCACGCTCCACGCGGACTCCTTCGACCACGATGCAGCGCGAACCGATAAAGGCTCCGTCCTCGACGATAACCGGGGAAGCTTGCGGCGGCTCGAGCACGCCGCCGATGCCGACTCCTCCCGAAAGATGAACGGCCTTTCCGATCTGCGCGCACGAACCCACGGTCGCCCACGTGTCGATCATCGTACCTTCACCAACGTAGGCGCCGATGTTGACGAATCCGGGCATCAGCACGACACCACGCGCCAAGAAACTACCGTAGCGCGCAACGCCGGGTTTGACGCAACGAACGCCAAGCTCGCGATACGCTTTCTTCATCGGAATCTTCCGGTCGTGGCGAGCGAAGTAAAGCAGAATCGCCTCCTTCACCCACGCGTTGGTTACCCATTCTCCGTCGCGCTGCTCGGCAACGCGGAGCTCGCCCGCATCGAGCATCGCTAGTACCCGGTCGATCGCCCGACCCGCGCGTCCGCGCACGTCGCCTTCTCCTCGCATGAGCGCGGCGATCCGCGGTTGCAGTTCCTCCACCGTCACATGCGGAAGCTACTCCGCCAGGTGAGCCCGCCCCCGCGTATGAAAGGAGGCTTCGTGTCCAACTCTCCCGCCGACGAGCAACGAATCAACGCGATCCGTTTTCTAGCAGTGGACGCGGTTCAAAAGGCCAACTCCGGCCATCCGGGGATGCCGATGGGAGCTGCGGCGATGGCCTACACGCTATGGACCCGCCATTTGCGCTTCAATCCTAAGGATCCGCATTGGCTCAATCGCGACCGATTTGTACTGTCGGCCGGTCACGGCTCGATGCTTCTGTACGCGCTGCTCTATCTGACGGGCTACGACCTAACGCTCGACGACCTCAAGCACTTCCGGCAGCTCGGAAGTAAGACGCCCGGGCATCCCGAGGCCGAACGAACGCCGGGAGTCGAGGCAACGACCGGGCCGCTGGGGCAGGGAATCGGCAACTCCGTCGGCATGGCGATCGCCGAGGCGCACTTGGGTGCGGTATATAATCGCGACGACCAGCCCATCGTCGACCACTTCACCTATTGTATCTGCGGCGACGGCGACCTCATGGAAGGCATTAGTCAGGAAGCTATCTCGCTTGCGGGGCACCTCAAGCTGGGAAAGCTCATCGTTTTTTACGACGACAATCGCGTTACGCTCGCGGGACCGGCCGACGTGGCCCTATCCGACGACGCCGTGGCGCGCTTTGATGCCAGCGGATGGCATACGCAGACCGTCAACGTCGATCGCGGCAACGACGTCGCCACGATCGACCAAGCAATTCAAGTCGCGAAAAATGTCACCGATCGACCCTCGTTCATCGCGGTGCGC
This Candidatus Eremiobacterota bacterium DNA region includes the following protein-coding sequences:
- a CDS encoding NAD-dependent succinate-semialdehyde dehydrogenase; the protein is MIETIDPATAKVLERFPLMDASAIDAKLEAAVRGAKALASEPFEERANLLRRTAARMRAERDDLAATAVREMGKPIAQARSEVEKCAWAFEYFAEHGAAMLAPQTTDSSASRSYVAFRPLGVLLAIMPWNFPYWQVVRAAAPALMAGNAILLKHAANTTRCALELERIFGEAGAAEGIFGALIARGEGIDKLVGDPRIAAVTLTGSERAGVAVARAAGAALKKCVLELGGSDPFLVFADADIEAAAKTAVTARFQNNGESCIAAKRFIVESGAYDEFLDRFVAAANAQTIGDPMEEGTQIGPCAREDLRATVHEQVSETVGNGARLVLGGRSLERPGFFYAPTIVADVMPGMRMFEEEVFGPAAAVVRANDREHAVALGNASSFGLGSSLWTRDVSAAERFAGRVEAGSVFINGMVASDPRLPFGGIKKSGYGRELSTFGIHEFVNIQTVWIGPPQSS
- a CDS encoding 2,3,4,5-tetrahydropyridine-2,6-dicarboxylate N-succinyltransferase, yielding MRGEGDVRGRAGRAIDRVLAMLDAGELRVAEQRDGEWVTNAWVKEAILLYFARHDRKIPMKKAYRELGVRCVKPGVARYGSFLARGVVLMPGFVNIGAYVGEGTMIDTWATVGSCAQIGKAVHLSGGVGIGGVLEPPQASPVIVEDGAFIGSRCIVVEGVRVEREAVLGAGVVVTASTPILDVRGPQAVTIKGVVPARSVVIPGTQNKRFPAGEFATPCALIVGTRTESTDLKTSLNAALREHDVAI
- a CDS encoding pyridoxal phosphate-dependent aminotransferase; this encodes MNPRVRSIAPSMIREISSRKKPTSIDLGLGEPSLLPNLEHFHAAMQYVAQRGVRYTPNAGDLALREAIARHYDYPGMARPENVCVTVGSQEAMYVALKTLLDPARDELLIVEPCFPSYEKMAMLEGIAVRKVAMREEDDFAIDGERIVHAIEERTRAIVICSPCNPTARVISRADAESLVGPLLERRGTPLWLLHDEIYREQVFVDDAAELARIYPHTIVTNSLSKSNALTGLRLGWILGPSDVVSAAIKVHAWATSCADTFAQRIALHIFECDALREHAAWYREQRGGVLAALRASGLRFIAPEGTFYVCVRLPHGVSSLEAANALLERYDVVAIPGIAFGDSMEGWLRLSWVSPPNNIAAGLERIAEYCSTVTSAVSP